A genomic stretch from Sander vitreus isolate 19-12246 chromosome 17, sanVit1, whole genome shotgun sequence includes:
- the tial1 gene encoding nucleolysin TIAR isoform X4: protein MDDESYPKTLYVGNLSRDVTEILILQLFTQIGPCKSCKMITEHTSNDPYCFVEFFEHRDAAAALAAMNGRKILGKEVKVNWATTPSSQKKDTSNHFHVFVGDLSPEITTEDVKAAFAPFGKISDARVVKDMTTGKSKGYGFVSFYNKLVRLQCKNTD, encoded by the exons ATGGACGACGAAAGCTATCCCAAAACCTT GTATGTGGGGAACCTCTCCAGGGATGTAACCGAAATTTTGATTCTGCAACTCTTCACCCAGATTGGGCCTTGTAAAAGTTGTAAAATGATCACAGAG CATACAAGCAATGACCCATATTGCTTTGTGGAGTTCTTTGAACACAGAGATGCTGCTGCAGCCCTTGCAGCCATGAACGGGAGGAAGATACTAGGAAAG GAGGTCAAAGTTAACTGGGCCACCACTCCAAGTAGCCAGAAGAAAGACACATCCA ATCACTTCCATGTTTTTGTGGGAGATTTGAGTCCTGAGATCACCACCGAAGATGTCAAGGCTGCATTTGCACCTTTTGGGAAAATCTC GGATGCCCGTGTTGTGAAGGACATGACGACAGGCAAATCAAAGGGGTATGGATTTGTGTCCTTCTACAACAAACTGGTAAGGCTCCAGTGCAAGAACACAGACTGA
- the tial1 gene encoding nucleolysin TIAR isoform X1 — protein sequence MDDESYPKTLYVGNLSRDVTEILILQLFTQIGPCKSCKMITEHTSNDPYCFVEFFEHRDAAAALAAMNGRKILGKEVKVNWATTPSSQKKDTSNHFHVFVGDLSPEITTEDVKAAFAPFGKISDARVVKDMTTGKSKGYGFVSFYNKLDAENAIINMGGQWLGGRQIRTNWATRKPPAPKSIQDNGSKQLRFDDVVAQSSPQNCTVYCGGIQLGLSEHLMRQTFSPFGQIMEIRVFPEKGYSFIRFSSHDSAAHAIVSVNGTAVEGHIVKCFWGKESPDMAKKPQQVEYSQWGQWNQVYGNPQQQPQQPQQPQQQQQQQPQQQQYGQYVTNGWQVPSYSMYGQTWNQQGFGVEQSQSPAWVEGFGSQSAQAAAPPGPVMSNLANFSMAGYQTQ from the exons ATGGACGACGAAAGCTATCCCAAAACCTT GTATGTGGGGAACCTCTCCAGGGATGTAACCGAAATTTTGATTCTGCAACTCTTCACCCAGATTGGGCCTTGTAAAAGTTGTAAAATGATCACAGAG CATACAAGCAATGACCCATATTGCTTTGTGGAGTTCTTTGAACACAGAGATGCTGCTGCAGCCCTTGCAGCCATGAACGGGAGGAAGATACTAGGAAAG GAGGTCAAAGTTAACTGGGCCACCACTCCAAGTAGCCAGAAGAAAGACACATCCA ATCACTTCCATGTTTTTGTGGGAGATTTGAGTCCTGAGATCACCACCGAAGATGTCAAGGCTGCATTTGCACCTTTTGGGAAAATCTC GGATGCCCGTGTTGTGAAGGACATGACGACAGGCAAATCAAAGGGGTATGGATTTGTGTCCTTCTACAACAAACTG GATGCAGAGAATGCCATCATTAACATGGGGGGACAATGGCTGGGAGGACGCCAAATCAGGACCAACTGGGCAACGCGTAAACCACCAGCTCCAAAGAGTATCCAGGACA atggCTCAAAGCAGCTGAGGTTCGATGACGTAGTAGCTCAGTCCAGTCCACAGAACTGTACCGTGTACTGTGGAGGGATCCAGTTAGGACTATCAG aaCACCTAATGCGACAGACCTTCTCACCGTTTGGTCAAATAATGGAAATCAGAGTTTTCCCAGAGAAAGGATACTCTTTCATCAG GTTTTCCTCCCATGACAGTGCTGCCCATGCCATTGTTTCTGTAAATGGCACAGCCGTTGAAGGACACATAGTGAAGTGCTTCTGGGGCAAAGAATCTCCTGACATGGCAAAGAAACCACAGCAG GTTGAGTACAGTCAATGGGGCCAGTGGAACCAAGTCTATGGGAATCCgcagcagcagccgcagcaGCCGCAAcagccgcagcagcagcagcagcagcagccgcagcagcagcagtatggGCAGTATGTGACCAATGGGTGGCAAGTTCCCTCCTACAGCATGTACGGCCAGACGTGGAACCAGCAAGGATTTGGAGTAGA GCAGTCCCAGTCACCAGCCTGGGTGGAAGGCTTTGGATCTCAGTCAGCCCAGGCTGCAGCTCCACCCGGTCCTGTCATGTCCAACCTGGCCAACTTCAGCATGGCTGGCTACCAGACGCAGTGA
- the tial1 gene encoding nucleolysin TIAR isoform X2 gives MSRLHLHLLGKSQMLIGLDRSLKANSKELCTLETQMDARVVKDMTTGKSKGYGFVSFYNKLDAENAIINMGGQWLGGRQIRTNWATRKPPAPKSIQDNGSKQLRFDDVVAQSSPQNCTVYCGGIQLGLSEHLMRQTFSPFGQIMEIRVFPEKGYSFIRFSSHDSAAHAIVSVNGTAVEGHIVKCFWGKESPDMAKKPQQVEYSQWGQWNQVYGNPQQQPQQPQQPQQQQQQQPQQQQYGQYVTNGWQVPSYSMYGQTWNQQGFGVEQSQSPAWVEGFGSQSAQAAAPPGPVMSNLANFSMAGYQTQ, from the exons ATGTCAAGGCTGCATTTGCACCTTTTGGGAAAATCTC AAATGCTCATAGGATTGGACAGGAGCTTGAAGGCTAACAGCAAGGAACTGTGCACTCTGGAGACTCagat GGATGCCCGTGTTGTGAAGGACATGACGACAGGCAAATCAAAGGGGTATGGATTTGTGTCCTTCTACAACAAACTG GATGCAGAGAATGCCATCATTAACATGGGGGGACAATGGCTGGGAGGACGCCAAATCAGGACCAACTGGGCAACGCGTAAACCACCAGCTCCAAAGAGTATCCAGGACA atggCTCAAAGCAGCTGAGGTTCGATGACGTAGTAGCTCAGTCCAGTCCACAGAACTGTACCGTGTACTGTGGAGGGATCCAGTTAGGACTATCAG aaCACCTAATGCGACAGACCTTCTCACCGTTTGGTCAAATAATGGAAATCAGAGTTTTCCCAGAGAAAGGATACTCTTTCATCAG GTTTTCCTCCCATGACAGTGCTGCCCATGCCATTGTTTCTGTAAATGGCACAGCCGTTGAAGGACACATAGTGAAGTGCTTCTGGGGCAAAGAATCTCCTGACATGGCAAAGAAACCACAGCAG GTTGAGTACAGTCAATGGGGCCAGTGGAACCAAGTCTATGGGAATCCgcagcagcagccgcagcaGCCGCAAcagccgcagcagcagcagcagcagcagccgcagcagcagcagtatggGCAGTATGTGACCAATGGGTGGCAAGTTCCCTCCTACAGCATGTACGGCCAGACGTGGAACCAGCAAGGATTTGGAGTAGA GCAGTCCCAGTCACCAGCCTGGGTGGAAGGCTTTGGATCTCAGTCAGCCCAGGCTGCAGCTCCACCCGGTCCTGTCATGTCCAACCTGGCCAACTTCAGCATGGCTGGCTACCAGACGCAGTGA
- the tial1 gene encoding nucleolysin TIAR isoform X3 yields the protein MDARVVKDMTTGKSKGYGFVSFYNKLDAENAIINMGGQWLGGRQIRTNWATRKPPAPKSIQDNGSKQLRFDDVVAQSSPQNCTVYCGGIQLGLSEHLMRQTFSPFGQIMEIRVFPEKGYSFIRFSSHDSAAHAIVSVNGTAVEGHIVKCFWGKESPDMAKKPQQVEYSQWGQWNQVYGNPQQQPQQPQQPQQQQQQQPQQQQYGQYVTNGWQVPSYSMYGQTWNQQGFGVEQSQSPAWVEGFGSQSAQAAAPPGPVMSNLANFSMAGYQTQ from the exons AT GGATGCCCGTGTTGTGAAGGACATGACGACAGGCAAATCAAAGGGGTATGGATTTGTGTCCTTCTACAACAAACTG GATGCAGAGAATGCCATCATTAACATGGGGGGACAATGGCTGGGAGGACGCCAAATCAGGACCAACTGGGCAACGCGTAAACCACCAGCTCCAAAGAGTATCCAGGACA atggCTCAAAGCAGCTGAGGTTCGATGACGTAGTAGCTCAGTCCAGTCCACAGAACTGTACCGTGTACTGTGGAGGGATCCAGTTAGGACTATCAG aaCACCTAATGCGACAGACCTTCTCACCGTTTGGTCAAATAATGGAAATCAGAGTTTTCCCAGAGAAAGGATACTCTTTCATCAG GTTTTCCTCCCATGACAGTGCTGCCCATGCCATTGTTTCTGTAAATGGCACAGCCGTTGAAGGACACATAGTGAAGTGCTTCTGGGGCAAAGAATCTCCTGACATGGCAAAGAAACCACAGCAG GTTGAGTACAGTCAATGGGGCCAGTGGAACCAAGTCTATGGGAATCCgcagcagcagccgcagcaGCCGCAAcagccgcagcagcagcagcagcagcagccgcagcagcagcagtatggGCAGTATGTGACCAATGGGTGGCAAGTTCCCTCCTACAGCATGTACGGCCAGACGTGGAACCAGCAAGGATTTGGAGTAGA GCAGTCCCAGTCACCAGCCTGGGTGGAAGGCTTTGGATCTCAGTCAGCCCAGGCTGCAGCTCCACCCGGTCCTGTCATGTCCAACCTGGCCAACTTCAGCATGGCTGGCTACCAGACGCAGTGA